From Rutidosis leptorrhynchoides isolate AG116_Rl617_1_P2 chromosome 3, CSIRO_AGI_Rlap_v1, whole genome shotgun sequence, a single genomic window includes:
- the LOC139898828 gene encoding uncharacterized protein: MDSGNSCSLQSSDDQEFDSIPESISSFLTHNPNPCPTLTTSFFDPSFFPHSIPVFDPVWSPNIPPGPTPTPNPNFTSFNPAQNDDVFVNSKQGLFTNSNSNQSSAVSSSNANMDRGSEHHQIGVSIKNPKKRTRASRRAPTTVLTTDATNFRQMVQEFTGIPATPFTAAAAASSPYARHLDIFSGGGLGPLYPIRPLKIQPVDDSSSSFNLPPSNIKDLQNQSQGLVNMQNPLFSFQSLLQTKLPHQVNIHGPMLRGSATQGDENLSGFASSSTTRNGVNDNLVNLEGVNSDTLKVDGFKVNSVDFDQQIENVVSTRNSGDRITKEMRMK, encoded by the coding sequence ATGGATTCCGGTAACAGCTGTAGTTTACAATCCTCCGACGATCAAGAATTTGACTCAATACCCGAATCCATCTCTTCTTTTTTAACCCACAACCCAAACCCATGCCCGACCCTAACCACATCTTTCTTTGATCCTTCATTTTTCCCACATTCAATCCCGGTTTTTGATCCGGTCTGGTCACCAAACATACCACCCGGTCCAACCCCAACCCCAAACCCAAACTTCACTTCTTTTAACCCAGCTCAAAACGACGACGTTTTCGTAAATTCTAAACAAGGTTTGTTTACCAACTCAAACTCTAACCAGTCATCAGCAGTGAGTTCCTCAAATGCAAACATGGATCGGGGCTCCGAACATCATCAAATCGGAGTATCCATTAAAAACCCGAAAAAACGTACGCGAGCTTCCCGGCGAGCACCCACTACTGTTTTAACCACCGACGCCACCAATTTCCGGCAAATGGTTCAAGAATTCACCGGCATCCCCGCTACACCGTTCACCGCCGCCGCCGCAGCATCGTCACCGTACGCCCGTCATCTTGATATTTTCTCAGGCGGCGGTTTAGGGCCTTTGTATCCTATAAGACCGTTGAAAATTCAACCCGTTGATGACTCTTCTAGTAGTTTCAACTTACCCCCTTCGAACATTAAAGATTTACAAAACCAATCCCAAGGTTTGGTAAACATGCAAAACCCTTTGTTTTCGTTTCAATCTCTTTTACAAACGAAACTTCCTCATCAAGTAAATATACATGGGCCCATGTTGAGAGGTAGTGCAACACAAGGTGATGAGAATTTAAGTGGGTTTGCTAGTTCTTCAACAACTAGGAATGGGGTAAATGATAATTTAGTGAATTTGGAGGGGGTAAATAGTGATACTTTGAAAGTAGATGGGTTTAAAGTGAATAGTGTAGATTTTGATCAGCAAATTGAGAACGTTGTTTCAACAAGAAATAGTGGGGATCGAATTACTAAAG